The Deinococcus sp. KSM4-11 sequence GAACCTCAACGACCGGCGGGACATCTGGGCGGCCGCCTGGACGCTGTCCGGCACGTCGCCGGTGCTGGGCATCGGGGTGGGCCGCCTGGCCGATGACCTGAAGCCCTATTTCGGGCAGGCCATCGTGGCACACAACACGCTGATCACCGTGGCTGTCGAAGGCGGCGTGATCGGAACGCTGCTGTACGCCGCGTACGTGGCGCTGCTGCTGCTGAACCTGCGCGCGCTGCGTGGATCTCTGTGGCCGATGTGGCTGGCCTGCCTGGCCTGCCTGGCGGTGGGGACGTTCACGCTGACCTGGAATTACCGCAAGCTCACCTGGGTGCTGCCCACCCTGGCGCTGTGCTCGGCCCGCCTGTGCCGCACCGAGGACCTGGAGCTCGCGGGCTCGCGCCCCCTGCCAGAACACGACAGCGCGTGAGGCTGCTGTACGTGGTGACCGGCACGAACCTCGCCGGAGCGGAGATGCAGGTTCTGCAGCTGTCGCGCGGCATGCGCCGCCGGGGGCACGAGGTGCATGTGCTGTCGCTCGCGCCGGAAGGGCCGGTGGCCGGTCTGGCGCGCGAGGCGGGCGTGAAGGTGCAGTCGCTGGGGGTACGCGGCCCGGCCGGACTGCTCCGCGCGGTGCAGGGCGTGGCGCAGCACAGCGCCCGCGTGCGCCCCGACGTGCTGCACGGCCATCTGGTGCACGCGAACCTGGTGTCGAGGGTGAGCCGCCTGCTGGGGCCGGTGCCGGTGCTGATCAGCACCGGGCACAGCGTCCGCGAGGGCGGGTCGTGGTCGCTGCCCGCCTACCGGCTCACGGACGGGCTGAGCGACCTCACGACCAACGTGAGCCGCCGCGCGGTCGAGCAGTACCGGGCGCGGCGGGCCGTGCCGGCCGGCAAGCTGCGCTTCGTCGCGAACGGCCTGGATCTGGAGGCCTTTGACCTGGCGGCGGGCACGGTCACGTCGCCGCGAGTGGGCACCACCTTCCGCTTCATCGCCGTGGGCCGCTTCGAGGAGGCGAAGGATTACCCGACCATGCTGCGCGCCTTCGCGCTGGTGGCGGCGCAGGCCCCGCAGGCGCACCTGGACATCGTCGGCGAGGGCCGGGGACTGGAGGCCGCGCGCGCGCTGGTGAGCCACCTGAACCTCAGGCACCGGGTGAGCTTCCTGGGGGCGAGGCACGATGTACCCACGCTGCTGCGGAACGCGGACGCGTTCCTGATGTCCTCGGCGTGGGAGGGCCTGCCGATGGTGCTGCTGGAAGCCGGCGCGGCGCGGCTGCCGGTCGTGGCGACCGACGTCGGCTCGATCCGCGACGTGGTGCTGGACGGCCGCAGCGGGCACCTCGTTCCGCCGGGCGATCCGTACGCCCTGGCGAACGCCGCCCTGCTGCTGTTGTCGCACAGCGAGGCCGCACGGCAGGACATGGGCACGGAAGGCCGCAAGCACGTGGAACGCACCTACAGCCTGGACGGCGTGCTGGACGAATGGGAAGGCATCTATGCGGAACTGCTCGCGCCGCGCCGCGCCGGCCTGGGCGCCCGGGGGAACACATGAAGATCGCCTTTGTTATCACGCGCGGAGACTCGATTGGCGGAGCGCACATCCACGTGCGTGACCTGTCCCTGCACCTGCTCGCCCAGGGACACAGCGTCACCGTGATCGTCGGCGGGCAGGGCGACTAC is a genomic window containing:
- a CDS encoding glycosyltransferase, encoding MRLLYVVTGTNLAGAEMQVLQLSRGMRRRGHEVHVLSLAPEGPVAGLAREAGVKVQSLGVRGPAGLLRAVQGVAQHSARVRPDVLHGHLVHANLVSRVSRLLGPVPVLISTGHSVREGGSWSLPAYRLTDGLSDLTTNVSRRAVEQYRARRAVPAGKLRFVANGLDLEAFDLAAGTVTSPRVGTTFRFIAVGRFEEAKDYPTMLRAFALVAAQAPQAHLDIVGEGRGLEAARALVSHLNLRHRVSFLGARHDVPTLLRNADAFLMSSAWEGLPMVLLEAGAARLPVVATDVGSIRDVVLDGRSGHLVPPGDPYALANAALLLLSHSEAARQDMGTEGRKHVERTYSLDGVLDEWEGIYAELLAPRRAGLGARGNT